TATCTCCGCAAACGGTGGCTTTTCCGGCATTCTCCTCAACATCTTACGATGTAAGTCCCTTCAagatcttctttttccttcacgGACATACCCAAACCTTGCACAAATTTACAATaccaaattaatttgaatattgcTTATTAGAACATCACGTGAGCTCATACCCATTTGTCGGAGTTTTAAAATCACGTTCACAGCCATTCTACCTAATATGACGTGTCAATGTCCCCCTAGAGTCGAGTTGACTCTGTTCACAAACATCTGTTTCTCTTCCCCAATCATGGATGccatattttaatattgtcCATAACTTTTAATTTGGATGCAGTCAAGTTGATAATACCGGACAGCTCATCGGCGGAGTACTTGTCAATCATTGGTCACTTGGATAGCAGAGTAAGATTGGACGAAAAAATAAAGGCAGGTGATGTCAACTACTTTGGAGCTCTCTGCATGATGGCTTCTAAGCTGGTCTACGAGAATGAAGCTTACGTTACACAAACTGTCAATCATGTCTGGAAGGTGCAAAATTTCGTATTGAATGCATGATTTCTT
The sequence above is a segment of the Cucurbita pepo subsp. pepo cultivar mu-cu-16 unplaced genomic scaffold, ASM280686v2 Cp4.1_scaffold002486, whole genome shotgun sequence genome. Coding sequences within it:
- the LOC111786700 gene encoding uncharacterized protein LOC111786700, with translation MDASACSCNSGFSNSYMLLKPEEVKFFDLLRLLFSSNLKKRKFVDSTSAREHNFWHRFFIFLSIIVLKLLRFFAKPLALLGFFLESWLNFISANGGFSGILLNILRFKLIIPDSSSAEYLSIIGHLDSRVRLDEKIKAGDVNYFGALCMMASKLVYENEAYVTQTVNHVWKVQNFVLNA